GTTCGACACTCGTCGGTTGCGCCGCGTGTGCAGCAGCATCCTCGAAACGTGTTCGCGCTCAGACACCGGTCGATCAATCTCTTTTCGCTTGCGAGAGCTGGATGCACAGGATCGCCTTTCTTTACCCACCGAGCGACCCACCGAATGAGTAAATACTCGCGATCGAAATATACACGCGAACGCAGCTACTCCGATGCTACCACCTGTCAACATCACCGTTTTATCGTCTTCcctatctctctcttttcttatcGACATCTTAGATTCTTAGtacaacgaagaaaaatccCGTGAAACACTAGATATTTACctgttattaaaaaagatgCGACTTCTGTTGCAAAATATCGCGTTTGTTTCGTTTAGCTACCGATCGACATTCATGTGTCAAAGTGGTCGACCTATCTAATAgagatattaacaaatataagATTTCGTTTCTCAGTGACATCGATtacttttcttaattatttgcaCATTAACGCGtctaaaataatacaatataagtcgacgaatgataaTGCATTAAATCATTACAATATATCATCTGTTATttgaaatgaatgaaaataaatagttaCGTTCGTTTGAAGTATGACAGATTTTGTATAAAGAAAGCACATCTTTTTTTGTTCTACAGAATAATTAACAAACGTATAAAAAATGACAGGATCACTCGAAAAAACACGTTGCTGATTGACGCAACGTGATCATCGATACtagtatttaatgaaaaattacgaagCAACAAGATACGTACTAACTCCTCGAGCAACGGCGGCGAACTGCAACTAAATTTGTTCGCGCTCAACTCGTTCGCGCATCCTACGTTGCGCATACACTCGAAGAAATAGTGGGGAATAAAAGTATTTGGGAAAAAAGGGACTCATAGCTCGATACGCGATTAATTGTAACTAAGATCAATTATCAAAAGTGTGGAGAATGGAAGGTGGCAATGCAAGGATtataatcaaaatataaaaatataaaaaacaaatttttctttattttacgtttcgtACATACGAAAAGTTAATATTTCGTCGTTAACTACAAAATACGCATTTATCCATTAAAATGCAACAGTTGATGTCAAACATAGAAacgagtatataacgttacatttaaaagtaaaaattgaaatccgTGCATATGTACATGTACAATGCATATGTAGAGATACAACGATCGACAGTAAGCAGTGCTGCTAAATAAAAAACCAATCAATcccaaatttcaaatttatgatATTGTTTGCACGTTCAGCAATTTATGTACtttaaaataaactaaaattcGTTATATCAATTTACAACCATATCGTAATAACAATTTCCGAAATTACtgtatattgtaaatatacatCTCTTTCACCtactaaattaattaattaatgtacaataatttacattCATATATGCACAAGAATTGTAGAATTTATACAGTACATCAGCCCATGAAGAAGCTATAAGTATAAAGGATCAAAAGAACATCAGTCTATGGGATTGTAATCACTGCAAAACtctatctcgttatacgtttcagcTATCCAACCAAGTAgatattttactttctctGTTGTTTCATCTGATGCTTTGAAATCTGTTATAACCTCCATTAAACATTTTGATAGATGCTTCAATATAggctataaataaaaatacagaaactGATAGCTtgatataaatgataattgtcacaatcaattttaatatgtaatagaaaaataaaatatttaccacAGGCCAGTTCTGTCTAAATAAAGCTACACATTGATCGCTAAAACTGTTAATAtctaaaacatttttctctattaatttattaatgaattttcCAAATACTGTCCaaacttcttctttttctggtTGAGCTAAGAGCATAACGTTTCTAGAACTAAGTATTCTATGTATAGGCGAATCTGATTCCAAAGTTTTACAACGATTCATTGCCCATactgttataaatttttcttgaaCTTTTGGAGTAAACAGATCACTTCGATAAGCAActgcaaatataaaaatccagaatttttttcatagtatgacaataattaataatgaatcatatatatattattaataacttaATATTTACTTACCTAAAAATAACGCAAAGTCAGTACTAAGAGAATATAAAACTTTCTCTGGCCCCACAACTAAATCAGCTCTTTCATTTAAAGTCTGATATAAATTATCTAATATAGTCGAGACAATCATTATTGTTAAAGAATCACCACCATTATCAAGTATAACCCATATAAGTTCCTATAAAAGTTATAATACAAAAACTAATAAGTTTTAATGTTATtctattaaacgaaatatcaagtatgtaaataattactcTCAAGTTATCAGTGATAGTTGTTGGGCTCATAACATTTGGattatgtttcttttcttcgatagGATGAAGTGGTGCATTATTCcttaaaaatctatttaattCGACTTCcatatcttttataaataacgaGCCACCCACTATGTGAGATTGTATCCATTGATGTATACGTTCCATAGCTAATCTCGTAGCAATTTTAGCACACATTTCTTTCACAGGTGTCAACGAATCCTCCGCTAAAAGAGATTCTATACATTTAGTTACCCGTAATTCACAAATTCCTGGTATAGATATTTCGCACTGCTCTTTCAATTCTTTAGACATATTCGTAGCCAATGTATTCATATCAGTTGTCACAATTGCCTAAATGgaataatatatgaattagctggataatttaaaaatatatttaaatatcatagTATTTCGTAGTATTAcgatgaatataaaaaattcgaaaatttacCTTAAAATCTGTAACGTTACGTTGTTCCCCGAATTTCTCAGGTTGTCTTTCGATTTGCTTTTTTTCCAGAATCTCCCTAAAAATATTCAGATTTGTTTCTCTAGAGGCCATTAACAAAgtattacatatatgtttCACACAAGTTGACGCAACTCGCTCTGATACAAAATCAACAGTTTTTCGAGTAGATGCTGGTTGTCCGCCAAAAAATGCCTCTTCCAATTGCaactattgaaataaatattaaatattataatttaaatattaaaatttttcttatgaAACAAGTCTAACCGATAAACTTACCTCTAAATGCTTTATATCTGCACTCTTAGCAGATTTGTGAAGTTGACTAGAAACTGGTGTAATGTGTTTATTTGAGttgtaattatttagatttgtaTTAGAATTTGATACAGATACGTTTAATCCAACCAATGGACAACATATGCGCAACGTTCTTTCATTAATTATGTCCAATTTGTCTAAACTACATTTATTTGATGTAACAGACACAGTCGACTCTCCTAATAGCATATATTGATGCACATGATATTTATCAGGTTGCTTCAAACTTCGTAATTCTCTAactttatatatcttttgcCACATAGAATACAAATCCTTTGGAACATTTGGTAATTCAAATAACCAACTTAAAGTAGATTTAAGAAGAACTGCTGTTTGTTGAGAAATAAAACTGTCAGATGttgaaaaatcaaaatgaTTTACAgctttataaatgtaatataaaagttcCAAAATTTGCTTATAATATGGTAAACGAAGAGACACAGTATCCATCATAGCCAAGTATTTTGCAATCCAAGGTACAGTTAATGATAATTTTCCTAATGCTATTGCATTATGTAGACAAACATGTAAATTTATTGCTGGTACAAcctaaataaaaatcttaaggttaattttgtttattaataataaaaaagtatataaagcAGAAAGTTTATTACTTACTTTGCTTCTAATTTCTACTTGAGTTGCTATCAACTCTTTAAAATTGTTCGATTCTGATCTATATGGTAATGATATAAGAAAACCTAAAACTTTTGCAAGGAGCCTTAAGCTGGATAaacaagtaataaaattttgttgtgTTCGCTCATCAACTATTGTTTctattacaaaagaaaataatatagttatatcaataataaatgGAAATACATAACTTACATTAatgctatatgtatatattaatacctGAATCTTCTATTTCACTATTGTTAAACTGAGTATCGTTCAATTCCATTATCTCGTggattaaacaattttctagaTGAACATAAAAGATTGGATTAAaagcaaataatataaagtctttgaaaaattcttgTACCCCAGGGAAAGATGGTTCCGTAATTTGATTTTTGGAAGGTTGTGGAGTTACTAATCTCTTTTGAAGCTGATCCAATTTTTTCggatttacatttttcaatgtCTTTAAAACACTTATACTTTCATCATCTTCTACCTCTGcctgaaaataataaagataaactAAAAAACTAGTATCTAagcaaaataaagaatatttaaacatataactttattaatCTAGCTTACCTGTTGCCTATTTTGTATACATGAAATCAAAAGTTGTGACTTAAATAATCTTgcaaaatgataataatttatagcatCATTGTGTAGTGTCAACATAGTTCTTATTTTACTTCCTAAAGCTATTTGAAATATCCATCCAGGGACTGAATGGTTTTTTTCCCATATCCTAAATATCTCATAAAAACTATctctttgatttttaaatgtcTGAAAAGCAGCTGCAGATGGAAAATTTTCACGATTATCTGTATCTATTTGAAAACATACATTTAATTCACCCATTATGTATAAGTAGctgcaaaaaagaaaataatgtatatatttaaaaaattgaacttttACTTGTAAGAAACGgtaattgtttatatatatcttttcttaattttttcaattatattcaagaatttatattaaaataaaaatatttgcctCAACATTGATTGATACATTTTAGaaacatataataattagaataaataaatgttatataacaaCTAATGAAAAAACTATTAgataaagtattttatatatgtttataaactttatagataatataaaattgttaacatattttatttagataagtataaaataacttTCAAAAACAGTTCTTTAAGTAAACATACAATCacatgtataattataaatatcgtgTGAACAGTTtaagagaaaatatatttatattgtatttaaacAACATATTTCTATACAAATCTTTTAAACGTactcatttatttaaatcaccGAATATGTACATGGAATAAACGTCGGCCAATTTTGAAATCTAATAGGTTATGTTTAAACTGTAAATACGcttcaatataatatactaaCACAACTAAAACTCGCACAATATCGATTCATGCATTCATAATTTgttagttaataaaaattttagaatttttacataaggctatattttataacatgcATATATTAATGCCGTAGCACTCCACATTGTGACCGGTGATGGTAACAGTTTATGCATAGACCTTGACAGTCTCGGCACGCACTAATTCAATGGCATCCATCTTgagtttaaaaattcaacacATCAATTTAGTGTTCAAGTCACTtcatagatatatatgtatatgtatatataaatattttaaaaggtaatattaaaacaatgtaatattaataaacattctttttattcaattaataaaaaaaatatatttgctttTTTGGTGTACAAACAAAAACTTAGATATGTTCAAATACTcatcattattaattttcattttttcactttttgttTGCATCTtagaattattcataaaatccTTAACAAACTATCCTTGAGATCCAACAAGAGGATAACTAGCAGTGGAAGCAATACCACAGTGATTCAATTTATTCCTAGCCATTTTAATATATCCATTATCGCCCCATGTTTCACCCCAACTATTTTTTACTAGCCAGTAATCCTGACCATTTTCATCAGTTCCATATCCTACTGCTAATACTCCGTGATCCAAGTTTTCTGAAGAACATTCTGGTTCATAATAGACTCCTATAATTTAGACATAacatttactttattataaaCTAACA
The genomic region above belongs to Bombus fervidus isolate BK054 chromosome 19, iyBomFerv1, whole genome shotgun sequence and contains:
- the Dlt gene encoding codanin-1 like protein dlt isoform X1, giving the protein MGELNVCFQIDTDNRENFPSAAAFQTFKNQRDSFYEIFRIWEKNHSVPGWIFQIALGSKIRTMLTLHNDAINYYHFARLFKSQLLISCIQNRQQAEVEDDESISVLKTLKNVNPKKLDQLQKRLVTPQPSKNQITEPSFPGVQEFFKDFILFAFNPIFYVHLENCLIHEIMELNDTQFNNSEIEDSETIVDERTQQNFITCLSSLRLLAKVLGFLISLPYRSESNNFKELIATQVEIRSKVVPAINLHVCLHNAIALGKLSLTVPWIAKYLAMMDTVSLRLPYYKQILELLYYIYKAVNHFDFSTSDSFISQQTAVLLKSTLSWLFELPNVPKDLYSMWQKIYKVRELRSLKQPDKYHVHQYMLLGESTVSVTSNKCSLDKLDIINERTLRICCPLVGLNVSVSNSNTNLNNYNSNKHITPVSSQLHKSAKSADIKHLELQLEEAFFGGQPASTRKTVDFVSERVASTCVKHICNTLLMASRETNLNIFREILEKKQIERQPEKFGEQRNVTDFKAIVTTDMNTLATNMSKELKEQCEISIPGICELRVTKCIESLLAEDSLTPVKEMCAKIATRLAMERIHQWIQSHIVGGSLFIKDMEVELNRFLRNNAPLHPIEEKKHNPNVMSPTTITDNLRELIWVILDNGGDSLTIMIVSTILDNLYQTLNERADLVVGPEKVLYSLSTDFALFLVAYRSDLFTPKVQEKFITVWAMNRCKTLESDSPIHRILSSRNVMLLAQPEKEEVWTVFGKFINKLIEKNVLDINSFSDQCVALFRQNWPVPILKHLSKCLMEVITDFKASDETTEKVKYLLGWIAETYNEIEFCSDYNPID
- the Dlt gene encoding codanin-1 like protein dlt isoform X2 produces the protein MGELNVCFQIDTDNRENFPSAAAFQTFKNQRDSFYEIFRIWEKNHSVPGWIFQIALGSKIRTMLTLHNDAINYYHFARLFKSQLLISCIQNRQQAEVEDDESISVLKTLKNVNPKKLDQLQKRLVTPQPSKNQITEPSFPGVQEFFKDFILFAFNPIFYVHLENCLIHEIMELNDTQFNNSEIEDSETIVDERTQQNFITCLSSLRLLAKVLGFLISLPYRSESNNFKELIATQVEIRSKVVPAINLHVCLHNAIALGKLSLTVPWIAKYLAMMDTVSLRLPYYKQILELLYYIYKAVNHFDFSTSDSFISQQTAVLLKSTLSWLFELPNVPKDLYSMWQKIYKVRELRSLKQPDKYHVHQYMLLGESTVSVTSNKCSLDKLDIINERTLRICCPLVGLNVSVSNSNTNLNNYNSNKHITPVSSQLHKSAKSADIKHLELQLEEAFFGGQPASTRKTVDFVSERVASTCVKHICNTLLMASRETNLNIFREILEKKQIERQPEKFGEQRNVTDFKAIVTTDMNTLATNMSKELKEQCEISIPGICELRVTKCIESLLAEDSLTPVKEMCAKIATRLAMERIHQWIQSHIVGGSLFIKDMEVELNRFLRNNAPLHPIEEKKHNPNVMSPTTITDNLRELIWVILDNGGDSLTIMIVSTILDNLYQTLNERADLVVGPEKVLYSLSTDFALFLVAYRSDLFTPKVQEKFITVWAMNRCKTLESDSPIHRILSSRNVMLLAQPEKEEVWTVFGKFINKLIEKNVLDINSFSDQCVALFRQNWPVFLYFYL